From Flavobacterium alkalisoli, the proteins below share one genomic window:
- a CDS encoding PorP/SprF family type IX secretion system membrane protein codes for MKKIYLAALVALCGLADVSAQQDPHYTQYMYNMNVINPAYAGSKENLSFGLLYRKQWVDIQDSPTTATFSGHSPVGKNVGLGLSVINDQIGPVKETNTYADFSYTLNLGGEHRLALGLKAGATFHDVGLYSDIGNGYVPAPGDPAFSENVNNTYFNIGAGFFYYTQKYYVAFSVPNMLKSKHLDLTQSGTDLQFGSEVQHYFLTGGYVFQLSDNVKLKPSFMLKSAFNVSPSIDGSLNALFFERFEIGATYRLDDSFGGMVNYRITPNLRLGYAYDHIVSDLNITTPASHEVMLLFDLNFPKKVSRSPRYF; via the coding sequence ATGAAGAAAATCTACTTGGCTGCCCTTGTGGCATTGTGTGGCCTTGCCGATGTTTCTGCACAGCAGGACCCGCACTATACGCAGTACATGTATAACATGAACGTGATCAACCCTGCCTATGCGGGCTCGAAGGAGAACTTGTCCTTTGGGTTATTGTACCGCAAACAGTGGGTTGACATCCAGGATTCCCCAACCACGGCAACCTTCTCAGGGCACAGTCCTGTTGGTAAGAATGTGGGATTGGGCCTATCGGTTATCAACGACCAGATTGGTCCTGTAAAGGAGACCAACACCTATGCGGACTTCTCCTACACCCTTAACTTAGGGGGAGAGCACCGCCTTGCCCTTGGCCTTAAGGCCGGAGCAACGTTCCACGATGTGGGGCTTTACAGTGATATCGGTAACGGATATGTACCGGCGCCGGGCGACCCTGCCTTCAGTGAGAACGTTAACAACACCTATTTCAACATAGGTGCAGGATTCTTCTACTACACCCAGAAGTACTATGTGGCCTTCTCGGTACCGAACATGCTTAAGAGCAAGCACCTTGACCTTACCCAAAGCGGAACTGACCTTCAGTTCGGATCGGAAGTTCAGCACTACTTCCTAACGGGGGGTTACGTATTCCAGTTATCGGATAACGTAAAGCTAAAACCCTCTTTCATGTTAAAATCAGCCTTCAACGTATCGCCTTCTATAGACGGTTCACTGAATGCGCTGTTCTTTGAGCGCTTTGAGATCGGGGCCACCTACAGGCTTGATGACTCTTTTGGTGGTATGGTCAACTACAGGATTACCCCTAACCTTAGGCTGGGTTATGCCTATGACCATATTGTTTCCGACCTTAACATCACTACCCCAGCCTCGCATGAGGTAATGCTGTTATTCGACCTGAACTTCCCTAAGAAAGTATCACGTTCACCACGTTATTTCTAA
- the bioB gene encoding biotin synthase BioB: MNTMRHDWTKEEIIALYNKPLMDLLYEAASVHRQYHDPNIVQVSTLLSIKTGGCPEDCGYCPQAARYHTDIEGNDLMSVQQVKAQALRAKSSGSSRVCMGAAWRNVKDGPEFDQVLEMVRTINKLDMEVCCTLGMITENQAKRLAEAGLYAYNHNLDTSEEYYKEVISTRGYEDRLQTIDNVRKTNVTVCSGGIIGMGESVEDRAGMLVALASLSPQPESVPINALVAVEGTPMENEKPVEIWEMIRMVATTRIVMPQTQVRLSAGRTQMSREGQAMCFFAGANSIFAGDKLLTTPNPDVNEDMKMFEMLGLIPQKPFTKKSQPQTVEAHDSEYAPLGEKPKWTRPGHSIERNLKASGKA; the protein is encoded by the coding sequence ATGAATACAATGAGACACGACTGGACTAAGGAAGAAATAATAGCATTATATAATAAACCGCTTATGGACCTGCTTTATGAAGCAGCGTCAGTTCACAGACAATACCATGACCCTAATATAGTACAGGTATCTACCCTGCTTTCCATTAAAACAGGAGGATGCCCTGAAGACTGCGGATATTGCCCTCAGGCTGCCCGTTACCATACTGATATAGAAGGCAACGACCTAATGAGTGTACAGCAGGTAAAAGCACAGGCACTGCGCGCTAAATCAAGCGGATCTTCAAGAGTATGTATGGGTGCTGCATGGAGAAACGTAAAAGACGGACCTGAATTTGATCAGGTACTGGAAATGGTAAGAACCATAAACAAACTTGATATGGAAGTTTGTTGTACACTGGGTATGATTACCGAAAATCAGGCTAAGCGCCTTGCCGAAGCCGGTTTATATGCTTACAACCACAACCTTGACACATCCGAAGAATATTACAAAGAAGTAATTTCCACACGTGGTTATGAAGACAGGCTACAAACAATAGACAATGTTAGAAAAACTAACGTTACTGTTTGTAGTGGCGGTATTATAGGAATGGGCGAAAGCGTAGAAGACAGGGCTGGTATGCTTGTAGCACTTGCTTCATTAAGTCCGCAACCTGAATCAGTTCCAATCAACGCACTTGTAGCTGTAGAAGGTACACCAATGGAGAATGAAAAACCTGTAGAGATATGGGAAATGATAAGAATGGTAGCTACTACCAGAATCGTTATGCCACAAACTCAGGTAAGACTTTCTGCCGGTAGAACCCAAATGTCGAGAGAAGGACAGGCCATGTGTTTCTTTGCAGGAGCTAACTCAATCTTTGCAGGAGACAAACTGCTTACAACCCCTAACCCGGATGTAAACGAAGACATGAAGATGTTTGAAATGCTTGGACTTATCCCGCAAAAGCCTTTCACTAAAAAATCACAGCCTCAAACTGTGGAAGCTCACGATTCAGAATATGCCCCTCTTGGCGAAAAACCAAAATGGACGCGCCCTGGTCACTCAATTGAACGTAACCTTAAAGCTTCAGGTAAAGCTTAA
- a CDS encoding HTTM domain-containing protein — MKNYLFRQIDNAPLIVFRIFFGFLLACETFGAILTGWVKENFIDVEFTFSHIGLDWLQPLPGIGMYFYFCLMGVLGLLVMAGYKYRWTLGAYTLLWAGVYFMQKTSYNNHYYLLLLVCIIMWFLPANTYASLDAKQKSSVKSLTMPAWCSWVMITQVTIVYFFATIAKFYPGWLDGTFTKNLLDRSVTIPVLHDIFTQKWFYLFIAYAGIAFDLLVVPLLLFKKTRTWAFIASLIFHLFNSITLQIGIFPFFALSFVVFFYPPEKIRSIFFKKKPVITEEIALKGSPYKTTLYYFFIPYLIVQLALPLRHHLIKGDVFWTEEGHRLSWRMMLRTRNGYTTYKVVDKKTGKPIPYNVHTKMTRKQYNSMCTKPDMIWQFAQRIKKEQAQKGIDVAIYAQTEAAVNGAPLKKLINSTVDLGEAEWHYFSHSPWIILYEDMESVQKQP; from the coding sequence ATGAAAAATTACCTTTTCCGGCAAATAGACAATGCCCCTCTTATTGTTTTCAGGATATTCTTCGGGTTCCTGCTCGCCTGCGAAACCTTTGGTGCTATCTTAACCGGATGGGTAAAAGAAAATTTTATAGATGTAGAATTTACATTTTCACATATTGGGCTTGACTGGTTACAGCCTCTGCCGGGAATAGGAATGTATTTTTACTTTTGCCTTATGGGTGTTTTAGGCCTATTGGTTATGGCAGGCTATAAATACAGATGGACATTAGGTGCCTACACCCTACTTTGGGCCGGTGTGTATTTTATGCAAAAAACATCTTACAACAACCATTACTACCTTCTTTTACTGGTTTGTATAATAATGTGGTTTTTGCCGGCCAATACTTATGCCTCGCTAGACGCTAAACAAAAATCTTCTGTCAAAAGCCTTACAATGCCAGCATGGTGTTCGTGGGTTATGATAACTCAGGTAACCATAGTATACTTTTTTGCTACTATAGCAAAATTCTACCCCGGATGGCTTGACGGAACGTTTACTAAAAACCTGCTGGATCGTTCGGTTACAATTCCTGTACTACATGATATTTTTACCCAAAAATGGTTCTACCTTTTTATTGCCTATGCAGGTATAGCATTCGATTTGCTTGTAGTGCCATTGCTCCTGTTTAAAAAAACCAGGACCTGGGCTTTTATCGCTTCACTAATATTCCACCTTTTCAACTCCATAACATTACAAATAGGGATATTTCCGTTTTTTGCCTTAAGTTTTGTAGTATTCTTTTATCCTCCGGAAAAAATAAGAAGCATTTTCTTTAAAAAGAAACCTGTTATTACTGAGGAAATCGCACTAAAAGGCAGTCCTTATAAAACAACACTGTATTATTTTTTTATACCTTATTTAATAGTACAGCTAGCTTTACCGCTAAGGCATCATTTGATAAAAGGCGATGTATTTTGGACTGAAGAGGGCCACCGCCTTAGCTGGCGAATGATGCTTCGCACCCGTAACGGATATACAACCTACAAGGTAGTTGACAAAAAAACAGGTAAACCTATACCTTACAATGTACATACAAAAATGACCCGTAAGCAATATAACAGTATGTGCACTAAACCTGATATGATATGGCAATTTGCCCAACGTATTAAAAAAGAACAGGCACAAAAAGGGATTGACGTAGCTATTTATGCACAAACTGAAGCTGCAGTAAACGGAGCTCCTCTCAAAAAACTTATCAACTCTACAGTAGATTTGGGCGAGGCAGAGTGGCATTATTTCTCCCATTCACCATGGATAATACTCTATGAAGACATGGAATCCGTTCAAAAACAACCTTAA
- a CDS encoding bifunctional riboflavin kinase/FAD synthetase, whose translation MKIFNSIQEFNTDVRTIVTLGTFDGVHKGHKSILEKITSSSKKAGCENVLLTFFPHPRMVLQQNTDIKLLNTIKEKAMLLEEYGIDNLIIHPFDHSFSRLTAEEFVKVILVDKLKVQKIIIGYDHRFGRNRTANIDDLIIFGKDYNFEVEQISALEINEVSVSSTKIRNALNAGYLETANRYLGYPYFLTGTVVKGKQLGRTIGFPTANIHITESYKLIPIKGVYVVSSEIKGQKVFGMMNIGNNPTVGGVAESIEVHFFNFNADIYDSEIRVNIHYRIRDEIKFPSVNHLKDQLMEDQKISLEYISQKLS comes from the coding sequence TTGAAAATCTTCAATTCAATACAGGAATTTAATACCGATGTACGAACCATTGTAACACTGGGCACTTTTGACGGTGTGCATAAGGGTCATAAAAGCATCCTGGAAAAAATAACCTCGAGCAGTAAAAAAGCGGGATGCGAAAATGTATTACTCACATTTTTTCCTCACCCGCGTATGGTGCTTCAGCAAAACACTGATATCAAGTTACTAAACACCATAAAAGAAAAGGCAATGTTACTGGAAGAGTATGGTATAGATAATCTGATTATCCACCCGTTTGACCATTCTTTTTCACGCCTAACTGCCGAAGAATTTGTAAAAGTCATCCTGGTTGATAAACTTAAAGTGCAAAAGATAATAATTGGCTATGATCATAGATTTGGACGTAACAGGACTGCCAATATAGATGATCTTATTATTTTTGGAAAAGACTACAATTTTGAGGTAGAACAAATATCGGCTCTTGAGATAAACGAAGTATCGGTAAGTTCAACCAAAATAAGAAATGCCTTAAATGCCGGTTATCTGGAAACTGCAAACAGGTATTTAGGGTATCCTTACTTTTTAACGGGAACTGTAGTAAAAGGTAAACAACTTGGCAGAACCATAGGTTTCCCAACAGCAAACATACATATAACCGAAAGTTATAAGCTTATACCCATAAAAGGTGTTTATGTTGTTTCTTCTGAAATTAAAGGACAAAAAGTTTTCGGGATGATGAATATAGGCAATAATCCTACCGTAGGAGGCGTTGCAGAGTCTATAGAAGTACACTTCTTTAATTTTAATGCTGATATATATGATTCTGAAATAAGGGTCAACATACACTACAGGATACGTGACGAAATCAAATTCCCCAGTGTAAACCACCTGAAAGATCAGCTTATGGAAGACCAGAAAATATCACTGGAATATATTTCTCAAAAACTGTCATGA
- a CDS encoding regulatory protein RecX produces MHKTYTVEEAKRKLEHYCSYQDRCHDEVEQKLKGMNMIQQASDVIIAHLIEHNFLNEERFAKSFARGKFRIKKWGRIRIKNELKLRNISRYNLDAALKEIPDDEYFSAFDELAEKQWKNIRESDIQKKKKKIFDFLMRKGFESNIIYNKISELCK; encoded by the coding sequence ATGCACAAAACATATACCGTAGAAGAAGCAAAACGAAAACTGGAACATTACTGTTCATATCAGGATCGCTGCCATGATGAAGTTGAGCAGAAACTAAAAGGCATGAACATGATACAGCAGGCGAGCGATGTAATTATTGCCCATCTTATAGAACATAACTTCCTAAACGAAGAACGTTTTGCCAAAAGTTTTGCAAGAGGTAAATTCCGCATTAAAAAATGGGGGCGTATCCGTATTAAAAACGAGCTTAAACTTCGTAATATTTCTAGATATAATCTGGATGCCGCATTAAAGGAAATTCCCGATGATGAGTATTTTTCAGCTTTCGATGAGCTAGCTGAAAAGCAATGGAAAAATATCAGGGAGTCTGATATTCAGAAGAAAAAGAAAAAAATATTTGATTTTTTAATGAGAAAAGGTTTTGAAAGCAATATTATTTATAACAAAATATCAGAATTATGTAAATAA
- a CDS encoding cupin-like domain-containing protein, whose amino-acid sequence MPLHLTEIERVKTISKEDFYNNYVKKQKPLVIEQLTQDWPAYEKWKLNYIKDIAGDKTVPLYDDRPVSHKDGFNQAHAEMKMADYIDLMQSKPTNYRIFLYNLMKEVPSLQNDFKWPDLGIRLIKQLPMLFFGGENSKVFIHYDIDYSNILHFHFHGKKRCILFAPNQTPYLYKVPHALISREDIDFDNPDLDRWPALKHAEGLVANLEHGEMLYMPEGYWHYMKYITPGFSMSLRALPRKFSNLSKAVYNIFIMRHFDNIMRRYKGQAWIDYKNEEAVKRTHKKLNITQ is encoded by the coding sequence ATGCCTTTACACCTAACAGAAATAGAACGTGTAAAAACCATCTCGAAAGAAGATTTTTACAATAATTATGTAAAAAAGCAAAAACCACTTGTTATAGAGCAGCTAACTCAGGACTGGCCTGCCTACGAAAAATGGAAGCTAAATTATATTAAAGATATTGCAGGAGATAAGACTGTACCCCTATATGACGATCGCCCGGTATCCCACAAAGACGGATTTAACCAGGCACATGCCGAAATGAAAATGGCCGATTATATAGACCTGATGCAATCTAAACCTACAAACTATCGGATATTTCTATATAACCTAATGAAGGAAGTCCCTTCACTCCAAAATGACTTTAAATGGCCTGATTTAGGCATCAGGCTAATAAAGCAACTACCCATGCTGTTTTTTGGAGGGGAAAACTCAAAAGTATTTATCCACTATGATATAGATTACTCTAATATTCTTCATTTCCATTTTCACGGCAAAAAAAGATGCATTCTTTTTGCGCCAAACCAAACCCCTTACCTATATAAGGTTCCGCACGCGTTAATATCAAGAGAAGATATTGATTTTGACAATCCGGACCTTGACAGATGGCCTGCATTAAAACACGCAGAAGGCCTGGTGGCCAATTTAGAACATGGTGAAATGCTTTATATGCCCGAAGGCTATTGGCATTATATGAAATATATAACGCCAGGATTCTCTATGAGCTTAAGGGCGTTGCCAAGAAAATTCAGCAACCTGTCAAAAGCTGTCTATAATATTTTTATAATGAGGCATTTTGATAATATAATGAGACGCTATAAAGGCCAGGCATGGATTGACTATAAAAATGAAGAAGCCGTTAAGCGAACCCATAAAAAACTTAATATAACCCAATAA
- a CDS encoding OmpA family protein → MKNLYISLSFMLAAQFAMAQNKETEKADKLYSRFEYIDAAQEYLKLSGKKDPYVYRQLAESYYNMFNSKEAIKWYEKAVKSKQDAEIYYHYAQMLKAEGRYEEANAQMMTFSKMVPNDQRAIIFMKDPDYLPKLKSQTKLFDEKYLDISDKKYTDFGAVLNDDNTFYFTSTRNTERRTYGRNEEPYLDLYVATYQGDGKFSKPTPVSEINSKWHDGPAAVTADGNTMYFASESFKEGKFEKDKGQQTGLLYLFKATKENGKWGNVQALPVNDKRWSSANPSISADGKTLYFSSNRQGSLGETDIWKVEIKGDNSYGKPENLGPKVNTEGRESFPYITADNKLFFASEGRKGFGGYDVYMIDLANNGEAINLGEPINTAKDDFSFSFNTAQNVGFFASNRLGSDNLYMAIPICGVQAIVTVRDSKTGKVIPAGKVAILDDRNNVIETRTADDNGTVSYEVDCDTPYTIQASAEGYKTENFPVGKTKGGKVNVMADLEPLQDLIVGDRVVLNEIYFEYDKSNITQEAASELNKLVDVMKSYPNMVIEAQAHTDSRGSDEYNLKLSDERAKAVVQYVASQGISRARISGKGYGESQPKVNCGDNCTEEQHAINRRNEFVIIKK, encoded by the coding sequence ATGAAGAACCTATATATCAGTTTAAGTTTTATGCTGGCAGCACAGTTTGCCATGGCACAAAATAAGGAGACAGAAAAAGCAGATAAATTATACAGCCGTTTTGAATACATAGACGCGGCTCAGGAATATCTAAAACTTTCGGGTAAAAAAGACCCTTATGTTTACAGACAGCTTGCCGAGAGCTACTACAACATGTTTAATAGTAAAGAAGCTATTAAATGGTATGAAAAGGCTGTTAAAAGCAAACAGGATGCTGAGATTTATTACCACTATGCCCAGATGCTTAAGGCCGAAGGCAGGTATGAGGAAGCCAACGCGCAGATGATGACCTTTTCTAAAATGGTTCCTAATGATCAAAGGGCAATTATTTTCATGAAAGATCCTGATTACTTACCAAAACTAAAAAGCCAAACCAAGCTTTTTGACGAGAAGTATCTGGATATAAGTGATAAAAAATACACCGACTTTGGCGCTGTATTAAACGACGACAACACATTTTACTTTACAAGTACCCGAAATACAGAGCGCAGGACTTATGGAAGGAACGAGGAACCTTATCTTGACCTGTATGTAGCTACTTATCAGGGTGACGGAAAATTCAGCAAACCTACACCTGTAAGTGAAATAAACAGTAAATGGCATGATGGCCCGGCAGCAGTAACAGCAGATGGTAACACCATGTACTTTGCCAGCGAAAGCTTTAAAGAAGGTAAGTTTGAGAAAGACAAAGGACAGCAAACAGGATTATTATACCTGTTTAAAGCCACTAAAGAAAACGGGAAATGGGGTAATGTTCAGGCATTACCAGTAAACGATAAGCGTTGGTCTTCGGCTAACCCATCTATCTCTGCAGACGGTAAAACTTTATATTTCTCATCAAACAGACAGGGGTCATTAGGTGAAACCGATATCTGGAAAGTAGAGATTAAAGGTGATAACTCTTATGGTAAACCAGAAAATCTGGGACCAAAAGTTAATACAGAAGGAAGGGAAAGTTTCCCATACATAACTGCCGACAATAAATTATTCTTTGCTTCTGAAGGAAGAAAAGGATTTGGAGGTTATGATGTTTACATGATAGACCTTGCTAATAACGGCGAAGCTATTAACCTTGGTGAACCTATCAATACAGCTAAAGACGACTTTTCATTCAGTTTTAATACAGCTCAAAATGTTGGTTTCTTTGCCAGTAACCGTTTAGGTTCAGACAACTTGTATATGGCTATCCCTATTTGCGGAGTACAGGCTATTGTAACGGTTAGAGATTCTAAAACAGGAAAAGTTATACCGGCAGGAAAAGTTGCAATACTTGACGACAGAAACAATGTAATTGAAACAAGAACTGCTGATGACAACGGTACTGTAAGCTATGAAGTAGATTGTGATACACCATACACTATACAGGCATCTGCCGAGGGCTATAAAACAGAAAACTTCCCTGTTGGTAAAACAAAAGGAGGAAAAGTTAATGTAATGGCCGATCTTGAGCCGCTACAGGATCTTATTGTAGGCGACAGGGTAGTATTAAACGAAATTTACTTTGAATACGACAAGAGCAATATTACTCAGGAAGCAGCTTCAGAGCTTAACAAACTGGTAGATGTTATGAAATCTTACCCTAATATGGTTATTGAGGCTCAGGCACACACTGACAGCAGAGGTAGCGACGAGTACAACCTAAAACTTTCTGACGAAAGAGCTAAGGCTGTAGTACAATATGTTGCTTCGCAGGGAATCTCAAGAGCAAGAATTTCAGGAAAAGGTTATGGCGAATCGCAACCAAAAGTAAATTGTGGTGACAACTGTACAGAAGAACAGCACGCAATAAACAGACGTAATGAATTTGTTATAATTAAGAAGTAA
- a CDS encoding tetratricopeptide repeat protein — protein sequence MWKKEHVKSLELLTQARNLAEKNHWYEQAFLATNNIGANYFTMLDYGEALNYYLESYTIAVKELDPQHEMVVLNNIAIIYTKENNFEKAEEYFKKAYEIAIENKDKIKIGLYAMNLGGVANETNRPEEAKKYIIEAIPLLKADPNLYVLAQITMAENDLLTGHTTQAREKALNLYATSKNLDFNDIGISLLFIITKSYLAEGKYDEAAVSGKNILAENPNTETKKTTYELLSKIYSKLKLYDKALQYKDSVLSAETELNDIKNGKLLETNKVKFEIQNYRNEIAINEEKLKTERKTFYTIIAAIMAVVTIIILLLRNLSVKLKQKKLIAEQKEQAIALELEKEKNENLVLEKQIREKENKAKLEQERLKNEIESRNRKLTAKALYLSGRNVLIEDILTSLSKIPELSKNSSLTKHIKTLREHLKSDDEWENFITHFEEVNQGYITRLKTVHPSLTSNDIRFICYLYMNLTSKEIASMLNITLEACRKRKERIATKLELSDSSQLYDYLYTI from the coding sequence ATGTGGAAGAAAGAACATGTAAAGTCACTCGAACTACTTACACAGGCAAGAAACCTTGCCGAAAAGAACCACTGGTATGAGCAGGCTTTTTTAGCCACAAATAACATTGGCGCTAATTACTTTACCATGTTGGACTATGGCGAGGCCCTTAATTATTATCTGGAAAGTTATACCATTGCAGTAAAGGAACTGGACCCACAGCATGAAATGGTTGTTTTAAACAACATCGCCATTATATACACTAAAGAGAATAACTTTGAAAAGGCAGAGGAATACTTTAAAAAAGCCTATGAAATAGCCATAGAAAACAAGGACAAGATAAAGATTGGACTTTATGCCATGAATTTGGGTGGTGTAGCCAATGAAACAAACAGGCCCGAAGAAGCAAAAAAATACATTATAGAAGCAATCCCTTTACTGAAAGCCGATCCAAACCTTTATGTATTAGCCCAGATAACAATGGCAGAGAATGATTTGCTAACAGGCCATACAACGCAGGCAAGGGAGAAAGCCCTTAATCTGTATGCTACCTCAAAAAACCTTGACTTTAACGACATAGGTATTTCACTTTTGTTCATAATCACAAAAAGCTACCTGGCAGAAGGGAAGTATGACGAGGCTGCCGTTTCGGGGAAAAATATATTGGCAGAAAATCCTAATACCGAGACAAAAAAAACAACCTATGAGCTTCTATCAAAAATTTACTCTAAGCTAAAGCTTTACGATAAGGCATTACAGTATAAAGACTCTGTTTTATCGGCAGAAACAGAACTTAACGATATAAAAAACGGAAAGCTTTTAGAAACCAACAAGGTAAAATTTGAGATACAGAACTACAGGAATGAAATTGCCATAAATGAAGAAAAACTAAAAACCGAAAGAAAAACTTTCTATACCATTATAGCTGCGATAATGGCAGTAGTAACCATAATAATATTACTATTACGCAACCTGTCGGTTAAGCTAAAACAGAAAAAACTGATTGCCGAACAAAAGGAACAGGCTATTGCCCTGGAACTGGAAAAGGAAAAAAATGAAAACCTTGTACTGGAAAAACAGATAAGGGAAAAAGAAAATAAGGCCAAACTGGAACAGGAGCGTCTTAAAAATGAAATTGAATCGCGCAACAGAAAGCTTACGGCTAAGGCTCTTTATTTATCCGGCAGAAATGTGCTTATAGAAGATATTCTTACCAGCCTGTCTAAAATACCCGAACTATCAAAAAACAGTTCGCTTACTAAACACATAAAAACGCTTAGGGAACACCTTAAGTCAGATGATGAATGGGAAAATTTCATTACCCATTTTGAGGAAGTAAATCAGGGATATATAACACGTCTTAAAACAGTACACCCCTCACTAACTTCAAACGACATAAGGTTTATTTGCTATCTATACATGAACCTTACCTCAAAAGAAATAGCATCTATGCTAAACATTACTCTTGAGGCCTGCAGAAAAAGAAAAGAAAGGATTGCAACCAAGCTGGAACTTTCTGACAGCTCTCAGCTTTATGACTACTTATATACTATATAA